In the genome of Chelmon rostratus isolate fCheRos1 chromosome 24, fCheRos1.pri, whole genome shotgun sequence, one region contains:
- the LOC121627191 gene encoding microtubule-associated protein tau-like isoform X2: MADGRQPDEHWSTNGQENGENGYSAYSSAYRENGYHGGAAAHPGATVDDSANLPPSPPPSPSAEQIGPVAQEEKVEVVSQQQDEDEEEAPEEPHSYPEEVTYEQPGDLLLEQTDYLTEPQALGFQQAQTPEVLNGGSHQGEHSPSQTGMESYQPLSVAHQSRERTTSPTRAVLLKMAVQRRASDQHLHRPGSACSLKRSPLVEAELSEVRPSSACARPSPLPNKWAEKERAYRSPEKRSSLPRPAKSLTRHIPAAEQEDNSTPSRPTCTESARSRSVRSGASTPGSSAVTPGTPPSYSCRTPGSRTPGSHTPKSFSVLQEKKVAVIRTPPKSPSSAQRQLKVLNQPLPDLKNVKSKIGSTTNLKHQPKGGQVQILHEKLDFSHVQSKCGSKDNLKHSPKGGNVMIPSVKLDFSHVQAKCGSLDKIQHAAGGGNVQIQSKKIDLSHITAKCGSMSNIHHRPGGGNVRIENVKLDFKEKAHAKVGSLSNTSHTPGGGNIMIESHKLSFRESAKARVDHGAEIVITHSPGIETGGTSPRLSSAGSINLLESPQLSTLAQDVTAALAKQGL; encoded by the exons ATGGCAGACGGTCGGCAGCCAGATGAGCACTGGTCCACAAATGGCCAAGAGAACGGCGAGAATGGCTACTCCGCCTACAGCTCTGCCTACAGGGAGAACGGATACCATGGCGGGGCAGCTGCACATCCTGGAGCGACAG TGGATGACTCAGCCAATttgcctccctcccctcccccctctccatccgCTGAGCAGATTGGGCCCGTGGCACAAg AAGAGAAAGTAGAGGTTGTCAGTCAACAgcaggatgaggatgaggaggaggctcCAGAGGAGCCCCACAGTTACCCGGAGGAAGTGACATATGAGCAGCCTGGAGACTTGCTCTTAGAGCAGACAGATTATTTAACAGAGCCCCAGGCTTTGGGCTTCCAGCAAGCCCAGACACCTGAGGTCCTCAATGGAGGAAGTCATCAAGGTGAACACAGCCCGTcacaaacag GTATGGAAAGCTATCAACCCCTTAGTGTGGCCCACCAGTCCAGGGAGAGGACCACT AGCCCCACGAGGGCCGTTCTGTTAAAGATGGCAGTTCAGCGCCGGGCATCCGATCAACATCTGCACCGGCCCGGCTCTGCCTGTAGCCTTAAAAGAAGCCCCCTTGTGGAGGCGGAGCTCAGTGAGGTCCGCCCCTCCTCTGCATGTGCCCGCCCGTCCCCTCTTCCAAACAAATGGGCAGAGAAG gAGAGAGCGTACCGCAGCCCAGAGAAGAGGTCGTCCCTGCCCAGGCCTGCCAAATCTCTGACGCGCCACATCCCTGCTGCTGAGCAGGAGGACAACAGCACCCCCTCTAGGCCAACCT GCACAGAGTCGGCACGTTCCCGATCAGTCCGCAGCGGCGCCTCCACCCCCGGCTCCTCCGCCGTCACGCCGGGCACGCCCCCCAGCTACTCCTGCCGCACCCCCGGCTCACGCACCCCCGGCAGCCACACACCCAAGTCCTTCAGCGTCCTCCAGGAGAAGAAGGTGGCGGTGATCCGGACCCCGCCCAAGTCTCCTTCCTCCGCCCAACGGCAGCTGAAGGTTCTCAATCAGCCCCTGCCTGACCTGAAGAATGTAAAGTCCAAGATCGGGTCCACCACCAACCTCAAGCACCAGCCGAAAGGCGGACAG GTTCAAATTTTGCATGAGAAGCTGGACTTCAGTCATGTTCAGTCAAAGTGCGGCTCCAAGGATAATCTGAAGCACTCGCCCAAAGGAGGCAAT GTCATGATCCCGAGTGTAAAACTGGACTTTAGCCATGTCCAGGCGAAATGTGGCTCCCTGGACAAAATCCAGCACGCGGCAGGCGGGGGAAAc GTCCAAATCCAGTCCAAGAAGATCGACTTGAGCCACATCACCGCCAAATGTGGCTCCATGTCCAACATCCACCACAGACCAG GGGGAGGCAACGTGCGTATTGAGAATGTGAAGCTGGACTTTAAAGAGAAGGCCCACGCCAAGGTCGGCTCCCTGAGCAACACCAGCCACACTCCTGGAGGGGGGAACatcatg ATCGAGAGCCACAAGCTGAGCTTCCGGGAATCGGCCAAAGCTCGGGTGGATCACGGCGCGGAAATCGTCATCACCCACTCCCCTGGCATCGAGACGGGAGGCACTTCCCCTCGTCTGTCCTCCGCCGGCAGCATCAACCTCCTGGAGTCGCCCCAGCTCTCCACACTGGCCCAGGACGTCACCGCTGCCCTGGCCAAGCAGGGCTTATGA
- the LOC121627191 gene encoding microtubule-associated protein 2-like isoform X1, whose translation MADGRQPDEHWSTNGQENGENGYSAYSSAYRENGYHGGAAAHPGATVDDSANLPPSPPPSPSAEQIGPVAQAQPEECISKASCESAMKEDEPQEASLHQKQLAIERPTPEGADIALIKPPPPSVKAKELPDTSSIEQGNQDREDVIKGTAESDLLEAKAQEAKQPLLTEEFSKHKQEDKDVIVLPSKSGATVDESKEEPVKVFGKEGQDSGSDIRLHEMQVTDMQKVDQRQETAKSSAEPEELRVTSDILAEHESGAKSYFETSSKTHEEESSQTQSYYELSTASETKPSGETESTVQKLEEQQDRKARASPGKMSLEQRSLSLNITVGSSAGQTMTGERSKALSERLCPISGSFDESEVYPSTPSVESQLQFTPAVSITPTTTESSDDIPTKVETPLPSDKHNSTFEGSLSEMLDLAGALPRPSLERRELDHVRRKSMPSNVSALVGSSLAKLALGDQTSRVVGGESQLEELGYCVFSEYSGPMPSPADVPSPGHSPHQHFPSMESEAEEELGNKEVEGVQKVMQQQDHKGIIPEISQKAVFEKKDSPVKASLILEKAVTSGVKPDRLRIPMTSSKDRLSEFRLESGLPGDIKIQAIPEVDVEKDPSREASPIPPDNSFTFTLTENGSKAPPTPTTPKSPDDTPPETQITEEKAGKDVLPEVKAEKSREAKKIDNKQTELDEGLQKSEQEESEERSDEPVMASSQYLESKEEDCKKIQCEHGTPTRLDRIEKQESSKNVQDFSAGKPLDDKNTQIQLPEMTLDKCSPKPHISSPVIIIPQAQVEEEADEEDDIEIAEEPQEMMEEDEVPVLPKTDQAEERVIKEDGKEEPKKEQVRLMVGDQMVEDDPKSGAEEWSHSAQNSDNGEPATDSSHLSPCSDHDQSVEGGRDEGMGEDKVAEDTQMNRDEVKKEQGEAVKEGLTVEQEVEEAVSDEVGEKKGQKTIEEEDVGEERMGEKEEDIETGQEMEETQTSQAGNDETTMDVSILDTDSGWMDSQDDDKSIMTEQIEALPQTQSPTSTAVVDRPAKRAPGRGRGRPGTTESRAFRKVTSHHPPREEMKKKKVGARRADQNKVSALQSRSPSRKSVAKAAARHPRPALLHGSARRKATGMESYQPLSVAHQSRERTTERAYRSPEKRSSLPRPAKSLTRHIPAAEQEDNSTPSRPTSFQSRVDSRSGRAPGMAGTESARSRSVRSGASTPGSSAVTPGTPPSYSCRTPGSRTPGSHTPKSFSVLQEKKVAVIRTPPKSPSSAQRQLKVLNQPLPDLKNVKSKIGSTTNLKHQPKGGQVMIPSVKLDFSHVQAKCGSLDKIQHAAGGGNVQIQSKKIDLSHITAKCGSMSNIHHRPGGGNVRIENVKLDFKEKAHAKVGSLSNTSHTPGGGNIMIESHKLSFRESAKARVDHGAEIVITHSPGIETGGTSPRLSSAGSINLLESPQLSTLAQDVTAALAKQGL comes from the exons ATGGCAGACGGTCGGCAGCCAGATGAGCACTGGTCCACAAATGGCCAAGAGAACGGCGAGAATGGCTACTCCGCCTACAGCTCTGCCTACAGGGAGAACGGATACCATGGCGGGGCAGCTGCACATCCTGGAGCGACAG TGGATGACTCAGCCAATttgcctccctcccctcccccctctccatccgCTGAGCAGATTGGGCCCGTGGCACAAg CCCAGCCGGAAGAATGTATCAGTAAGGCATCATGTGAGTCTGCCATGAAGGAAGATGAACCTCAAGAGGCGTCGCTACATCAGAAGCAGTTGGCAATTGAAAGACCAACACCTGAGGGTGCAGATATTGCCTTGAtcaaacctcctcctccctctgtgaaaGCGAAAGAGCTCCCTGACACTTCCTCAATTGAGCAGGGTAACCAAGACAGAGAAGATGTCATAAAAGGGACGGCTGAGAGCGACTTGCTTGAAGCCAAAGCACAAGAAGCAAAACAACCTTTACTGACAGAGGAGTTTTCAAAACATAAGCAGGAAGACAAAGATGTAATTGTCCTACCAAGCAAATCAGGAGCCACTGTGGATGAAAGCAAGGAAGAACCTGTAAAAGTTTTTGGTAAGGAGGGCCAAGATAGTGGCAGTGACATCAGATTGCATGAGATGCAAGTAACTGACATGCAAAAAGTGGACCAAAGGCAAGAAACAGCCAAGTCAAGTGCAGAACCGGAAGAGTTAAGAGTCACATCAGATATTCTTGCAGAGCACGAGTCAGGAGCAAAATCATACTTTGAGACATCCTCAAAAACCCATGAAGAGGAGTCATCACAAACCCAGAGCTATTATGAACTCAGTACAGCGTCAGAGACAAAGCCAAGTGGGGAAACTGAAAGCACTGTGCAGAAGCTAGAGGAACAACAGGACAGAAAAGCCAGAGCATCTCCTGGTAAGATGTCATTAGAACAAAGGAGTCTCTCCCTAAACATTACCGTTGGGTCTTCAGCAGGACAGACAATGACTGGAGAGAGGTCAAAGGCCCTCTCAGAAAGGTTATGTCCAATCAGTGGAAGCTTTGATGAATCTGAGGTTTATCCTTCAACACCGTCTGTGGAGAGCCAGCTCCAGTTTACACCAGCCGTCTCCATTACCCCAACAACCACTGAATCGTCTGACGATATCCCTACCAAGGTAGAAACTCCTTTACCTTCTGATAAGCACAATTCTACATTTGAAGGCAGCCTCTCTGAGATGTTGGACCTGGCTGGAGCCCTGCCTCGGCCATCATTGGAGAGAAGGGAGCTTGACCACGTGAGACGAAAGTCAATGCCAAGCAATGTATCTGCTCTGGTGGGAAGTTCTTTGGCCAAGCTCGCCTTGGGAGATCAGACCTCCAGAGTGGTGGGAGGGGAAAGCCAGCTGGAGGAACTGGGCTACTGTGTCTTCAGTGAGTATTCAGGGCCCATGCCTTCTCCTGCTGATGTACCCAGTCCTGGGCACTCTCCGCACCAGCATTTCCCTTCCATGGAGAGTGAAGCTGAGGAAGAACTTGGGAACAAAGAAGTTGAAGGTGTTCAAAAAGTAATGCAACAACAAGATCATAAAGGAATTATCCCTGAGATCTCTCAAAAAGCTGTGTTTGAAAAGAAAGATTCACCAGTCAAGGCTTCCCTGATTCTTGAAAAAGCTGTGACAAGCGGAGTTAAACCTGATCGCTTAAGAATCCCAATGACTTCTTCAAAGGACAGATTGTCTGAGTTCCGTTTGGAGAGCGGCCTGCCTGGTGACATAAAGATCCAAGCAATTCCGGAGGTAGATGTTGAAAAAGACCCGTCCAGAGAGGCTTCTCCCATCCCACCAGACAATTCCTTCACTTTCACTCTTACGGAAAATGGAAGCAAGGCTCCCCCAACTCCCACCACCCCCAAATCCCCAGATGATACACCTCCAGAAACCCAAATCACTGAAGAGAAGGCAGGGAAAGATGTCTTACCAGAGgtcaaagcagagaaaagccgAGAGGCTAAGAAGATTGATAATAAACAGACAGAATTAGATGAGGGATTGCAGAAATCTGAGCAGGAGGAATCAGAGGAAAGAAGTGATGAACCAGTAATGGCATCGTCTCAGTATTTagagagcaaagaagaagaTTGCAAAAAGATTCAATGTGAGCATGGGACACCTACAAGATTAGACAGAATAGAAAAGCAAGAGAGCTCAAAAAATGTTCAGGATTTTAGCGCTGGAAAGCCTTTAGATGATAAAAATACCCAAATCCAGTTACCAGAGATGACTCTGGATAAATGCTCACCAAAGCCACACATATCCTCCCCAGTCATCATAATACCTCAAGCACAAGTCGAAGAAGAagcagatgaagaggatgatATTGAGATTGCTGAAGAGCCTCaagagatgatggaggaggatgaagtgCCTGTGCTCCCCAAGACAGATCAAGCAGAGGAGCGCGTAATCAAAGAAGATGGAAAGGAAGAGCCAAAGAAAGagcaggtgaggctgatggTAGGCGATCAGATGGTGGAAGATGATCCTAAGTCTGGAGCAGAAGAATGGAGTCATAGTGCCCAAAACAGTGACAATGGGGAGCCTGCGACAGACAGTTCGCACCTGTCTCCATGCTCTGACCACGATCAGTCGGTTGAGGGTGGCAGAGATGAAGGCATGGGAGAGGATAAAGTGGCAGAAGACACACAAATGAATAGGGATGAGGTGAAGAAAGAGCAGGGTGAGGCTGTAAAGGAAGGCCTAACggtggagcaggaggtggaggaagctGTCTCTGATGAGGTAGGTGAAAAGAAAGGGCAGAAAACGATTGAAGAAGAGGAtgtgggggaggagaggatgggagagaaggaggaagacatCGAGACTGGTCAGGAGATGGAAGAAACCCAGACCAGTCAGGCAGGCAACGATGAAACCACCATGGACGTCTCCATCCTAGATACAGACAGTGGCTGGATGGACTCACAAG ATGATGACAAAAGTATCATGACTGAGCAAATCGAAGCCCTTCCTCAGACCCAGAGTCCTACCAGTACAGCTGTGGTGGACAGACCCGCTAAACGGGCCCCTGGCAGAGGAAGGGGCCGCCCTGGCACCACTGAGAGTAGAGCATTCCGCAAAGTAACCAGCCACCATCCGccaagagaggagatgaagaagaaaaaag TAGGCGCGAGGAGGGCTGACCAGAATAAGGTGTCAGCCCTCCAAAGTCGTTCTCCATCTCGAAAGAGTGTAGCCAAAGCGGCAGCCAGACACCCTAGGCCTGCTCTGCTTCACGGCTCTGCTAGACGCAAGGCCACAG GTATGGAAAGCTATCAACCCCTTAGTGTGGCCCACCAGTCCAGGGAGAGGACCACT gAGAGAGCGTACCGCAGCCCAGAGAAGAGGTCGTCCCTGCCCAGGCCTGCCAAATCTCTGACGCGCCACATCCCTGCTGCTGAGCAGGAGGACAACAGCACCCCCTCTAGGCCAACCT CGTTCCAGTCCAGAGTGGACAGCAGGTCTGGAAGAGCCCCTGGTATGGCAG GCACAGAGTCGGCACGTTCCCGATCAGTCCGCAGCGGCGCCTCCACCCCCGGCTCCTCCGCCGTCACGCCGGGCACGCCCCCCAGCTACTCCTGCCGCACCCCCGGCTCACGCACCCCCGGCAGCCACACACCCAAGTCCTTCAGCGTCCTCCAGGAGAAGAAGGTGGCGGTGATCCGGACCCCGCCCAAGTCTCCTTCCTCCGCCCAACGGCAGCTGAAGGTTCTCAATCAGCCCCTGCCTGACCTGAAGAATGTAAAGTCCAAGATCGGGTCCACCACCAACCTCAAGCACCAGCCGAAAGGCGGACAG GTCATGATCCCGAGTGTAAAACTGGACTTTAGCCATGTCCAGGCGAAATGTGGCTCCCTGGACAAAATCCAGCACGCGGCAGGCGGGGGAAAc GTCCAAATCCAGTCCAAGAAGATCGACTTGAGCCACATCACCGCCAAATGTGGCTCCATGTCCAACATCCACCACAGACCAG GGGGAGGCAACGTGCGTATTGAGAATGTGAAGCTGGACTTTAAAGAGAAGGCCCACGCCAAGGTCGGCTCCCTGAGCAACACCAGCCACACTCCTGGAGGGGGGAACatcatg ATCGAGAGCCACAAGCTGAGCTTCCGGGAATCGGCCAAAGCTCGGGTGGATCACGGCGCGGAAATCGTCATCACCCACTCCCCTGGCATCGAGACGGGAGGCACTTCCCCTCGTCTGTCCTCCGCCGGCAGCATCAACCTCCTGGAGTCGCCCCAGCTCTCCACACTGGCCCAGGACGTCACCGCTGCCCTGGCCAAGCAGGGCTTATGA